In one Scyliorhinus canicula chromosome 3, sScyCan1.1, whole genome shotgun sequence genomic region, the following are encoded:
- the LOC119963695 gene encoding T-cell surface glycoprotein CD8 alpha chain-like, with protein MKLLGFLLVLQVTTPILQASLQSTRVEEGSKVAISCSLMADEGVHWFRQGKKPNPEFLVYISGIGSQNPAAKDKYSADKSSQKVTLTVKDFRKEDSGKYYCLMVKNRALTFGKPQDYYVEEAATTPKLTTTSTTTKTTVNTPKNIETTPTKAVIHQDGLSCAMIIWAPLAGGTLLLLLALILVSIVYCRTPRRRRCQHQFRKRPVADEVRRPPNGYY; from the exons ATGAAACTCCTGGGGTTCCTCCTCGTCCTCCAAGTGACAA CCCCGATTCTACAGGCTTCCCTACAAAGTACACGGGTGGAGGAAGGCTCCAAAGTTGCCATCTCCTGCTCGCTCATGGCTGACGAGGGGGTGCACTGGTTCCGACAGGGCAAAAAACCCAACCCGGAATTCCTGGTCTATATATCTGGCATCGGTTCACAAAATCCTGCCGCTAAAGACAAATACAGTGCTGACAAATCATCCCAAAAAGTCACCCTGACGGTGAAAGATTTCAGAAAGGAGGACTCCGGGAAGTATTACTGTTTAATGGTGAAAAATCGGGCCTTAACGTTCGGCAAGCCCCAGGACTATTACGTGGAAG AGGCTGCGACCACCCCGAAGCTAACGACCACCAGCACCACGACGAAAACAACAGTCAACACACCGAAAAACATAGAAACGACTCCAACAAAAGCAG TGATCCACCAAGATGGGCTGTCCTGTGCCATGATCATCTGGGCTCCTCTGGCCGGCGGCACTTTGTTGTTGCTCCTCGCACTGATTCTCGTCTCCATCGTTTACTGCAGAA caCCCCGCCGGAGACGTTGCCAGCATCAATTTAGGAAGAG